The window GTGCGTGGCGACCTTGAGTATCTGCGAGCTAACGGCTGGGAGCAAGCAATCACTAAACACCTGCGCTATGGCGGTAAAGTGCTCGGTATTTGTGGTGGTTTTCAAATGTTAGGCGCCCACATGCATGACCCAAATGCCATAGAAGGCACAGCAGGTAGTAGCGCAGGGTTAAGCTGGTTAGAGATGGAAACCACGCTCACGCCAGAAAAACAGCTAGCTCAAGTCAGCGGCAAACTAAGCTTTGCTGATGCCAATGTGACAGGTTATGAAATCCACATGGGCGTGAGTACAGGCGCCGCCCTTAATCATCCCGCATTAATACTGAATGGGCAGCCAGAAGGGGCAATTTCGCCAGATAATCAAATAGCAGGTACCTATCTGCATGGCTTGTTTGACCATGCTGAATCCTGCGCGGCATGGTTGGTTTGGGCAGGCTTAGCGAATATGGAGTCGCAGTTCGATTATGAGCAACTACGTGAAGCTGGCTTAGAGCGTTTGGCTGATTGCATAGAGCAGCATCTAGATTGGCGTAAGCTGAATGCCTACTTATCGGATGAATAAGTTTCTGTCGGATAAGAAATCAGTTATCAGTACTTAAAATCAGATGACTGCTGTATGTCAGATGCTTAGCTTTTCTGTTTGATTGCAAGTACCGACTGATTTCGTAGCGTACGTAATAATGAAAGTTGCTTAGGCGAAATCTGCATAGTGTTAGCTTGCTGCATATCTGCGTAAAACATGCCCACTGGTTTGGTATTAATCATAACAGGTAACAACATGATGCATTGCGAGCTTACCGCTTGCCGATACCATAGTGGAATCTTGCCAGTAATATTTTCTGCCGTGATATCTTCAATCATTAAATCTGCGCCCTTACTGATTGCAAGGTGAAACACGTCGGGGGTAAAGTCTAGAGAAAAACGGAATTTTGGCAGCACAGCATCTGCATCCTGCCCAAAGCCAAAACGAGCAATCATTTGTTGAGTTTTTACGTCACGTAAAAAGAACAGGGTGCGGTTGAATCCCATGGCGCGGTGCATGGTTTCCAGCACCATTTGTATCACGTCATTTAGTTTGTGCTCCTCTACCAGTGTATTGGTAATTTCTTGTATTCCCTCCGTGAGCATAAATTCTGGGTCGATTTTAAGGGTTTCAGTAGTGCTATCACCCTCACTTGGCGTTTCTATACCCAATTGTGTAATACCATCCAAGCTATCAACCTCAGCCAGTTTTTTATGTGCAGGCACTTCGGGCTTAGCACCAATCCACATATTGACGCGTTTTATCATTGCGCTTTCTGCGAGGTCAATACCGATGATTCGCGCGCGCGCAGCAAGCTCACTCATGCCGCTTTCCATGGTCTTACGCAATTGCTGTTCTGAAGTGTCGATTGCATCTTCATAACGTTTTGCAAGTTGCTTCAGCGCTTTGGGTTTGTCGGATATATTGCCTTGGCTGGCTATCGCACATAGTTCATGGGCAAGATTCACTGTGATAGAAAGATTATCCAGCTCACCGTAGGGTTTGGCGACCTTATCGCTAGTGAGTTTCCGCATACCTGTGATTAGTCGTGGTGGAAAACTCCAACTTTTAGCAACGCCTATCGCTAATTCATTGTAGCTAATACCCAGTATCTTAATGGCCGCTTTATCTTCAGACTCACCTTGTTCAACCAAGCGTGCAACTTGTTGGCTTTCTTCAAAGAAATAAAAACTTGATAAAAGTTTGCCAAGGTTACGGAACATTGAGCAGATCATGGCTTCTTCTGCATCTCTAATACTGATTTCCGCCGAAATCTTCGTTGCCACGATACCCGCAAAAAATGAGGTCAGCACATCATCTTTAAGTTGGGATGCTTGTGCTTTGTTTTGCAAGAAATCTAATAATATTAACGTCATGGTGACATTGCGTACGGTCTCAAACCCAAGTATTGCTACAGCTTTTGAAATCGTATTAATCTGTCCACCAAACTGACCATAAGTGACGGTGTTTACCAGCTTGAGTAATTTGTTGGTGAGCGCAAAATCTTGCAAAATAGTCTGCACCAGCAGATTGACGCTGGCTGAATCATCGTCAACTACCTTATTGATTTCGCTGATGGTGGACGACAATGCAGGGAAATCACTTTTGCTACGCATGCGGCGCAGTAAAAAATCTAAAGTACTGTGAGTGTCGGTAGGGTGATGCTCAAGGTGAGCTGGGTTGAGGTACTCTTGCAAAGCCATTTGCATATTTTCAGCACTGCCAAACCGATCTTCTGGATTCTTGGCTGTTGCTTTATGTATGATTTCTTCCAGCCGTTCATCGATATGTGTGCTATTGGTTGCTAATTGCTCGCTAGCGAGATTGGTTTTTTTGCGTGATGTTTCTTGGGCATCAGCGTTATGGCCTGATGTTAGCTCTCGTAAAATTACGCCCAGCGAGAATATATCAGCACTTGCTGTGGCATGTTCGCCAGACATAATCTCTGGGGCAATATAGCGAGGTGTGCCATTGATGCTAGTATTTTTGACCGAGTCTTTTGTCACTCTACAGGCAATACCAAAATCCATAATCAGTGGCTGACCATTTTCGGCAATCATGATGTTGCTTGGTTTTAAGTCTAAATGCACAATGCCTTGCAGATGGGCATGTCCTGCGCCTTCAAGTATGCCACAGACGATTTTTGCAGCTTGCGCTGGGGGCAGAGTCGTTTCATCATTAAGTAATTGCGCTAATGTCTGACCTTCAACAAAGGCGTAAACCAGATAGGCTTTGGCATCGTGTTCGCCTGCATCAAACAGGGTAACGATATTTTTGTGCTGCAGCTTGCTAACTATGCGTGCTTCTTTTAACAACACATCTACATTTTTAGCATCTTGCAGCAATGTTTTGATGGCAACTTGACGATCTAAATGTGGGTCACGCGCTAGGTAGACAGTGCCTTGCGCGCCTTCACCTAGTTTACGAACTAATTCAAAACGGCCTATTTTATTGGCCATAGATTATTCCCTGATTCAAGCGTATTCAATAGCTTATTGTACCGTGGCTCTAGGCTTTGGGTATGCAAAGAGCATGTTTTTTTATTAGCTCTTAAGTTTTAAAGGTAAGCCAGCCGCTACAAAAGTCACTTCATTTGCAACGCTCGCTACGGCTTGATTTAGTCTACCTTGTTCATCTTGAAATTGTCGGTTAATTTCACCTAGTGG is drawn from Methylotenera versatilis 301 and contains these coding sequences:
- a CDS encoding serine/threonine protein kinase, producing the protein MANKIGRFELVRKLGEGAQGTVYLARDPHLDRQVAIKTLLQDAKNVDVLLKEARIVSKLQHKNIVTLFDAGEHDAKAYLVYAFVEGQTLAQLLNDETTLPPAQAAKIVCGILEGAGHAHLQGIVHLDLKPSNIMIAENGQPLIMDFGIACRVTKDSVKNTSINGTPRYIAPEIMSGEHATASADIFSLGVILRELTSGHNADAQETSRKKTNLASEQLATNSTHIDERLEEIIHKATAKNPEDRFGSAENMQMALQEYLNPAHLEHHPTDTHSTLDFLLRRMRSKSDFPALSSTISEINKVVDDDSASVNLLVQTILQDFALTNKLLKLVNTVTYGQFGGQINTISKAVAILGFETVRNVTMTLILLDFLQNKAQASQLKDDVLTSFFAGIVATKISAEISIRDAEEAMICSMFRNLGKLLSSFYFFEESQQVARLVEQGESEDKAAIKILGISYNELAIGVAKSWSFPPRLITGMRKLTSDKVAKPYGELDNLSITVNLAHELCAIASQGNISDKPKALKQLAKRYEDAIDTSEQQLRKTMESGMSELAARARIIGIDLAESAMIKRVNMWIGAKPEVPAHKKLAEVDSLDGITQLGIETPSEGDSTTETLKIDPEFMLTEGIQEITNTLVEEHKLNDVIQMVLETMHRAMGFNRTLFFLRDVKTQQMIARFGFGQDADAVLPKFRFSLDFTPDVFHLAISKGADLMIEDITAENITGKIPLWYRQAVSSQCIMLLPVMINTKPVGMFYADMQQANTMQISPKQLSLLRTLRNQSVLAIKQKS